A genomic window from Rhodococcus sp. KBS0724 includes:
- a CDS encoding DUF1839 family protein — MARLLDITPDRYNSHAVHHEDRVWAQTNCYLDLWIEVLHSLGLDPVPAMACAFSSRFDGAQWTFLKFKAEDIFALYGIDVAEMNVWRAPLIHIEDNLEAGMLSTVEVDGYWLPDTLGTSYHETHTKTTIVPNRIDRIAGELEYFHNSGYYVLRGDDFSGVFDLDRSSIPPFVPYVEQVRLSPVHEMNAGNIAEVARRNVAVRPPGNPVRELGRRVVEDSEWIRTAGMEAFHLWSFGLLRQCGASAELAADVSEFLDASGFSGTSEASAGFRSVAAGAKSVQFQMARAARGRVVDPRDQLDEMAVSWTQSMDIITSIVGVDSQRHLRLV, encoded by the coding sequence ATGGCCAGACTCCTCGATATCACCCCTGACCGCTACAACTCGCATGCCGTGCATCACGAGGATCGGGTGTGGGCGCAGACCAACTGCTACCTGGATCTGTGGATCGAGGTTCTGCATTCGCTCGGCCTCGATCCGGTGCCCGCAATGGCATGTGCGTTTTCGTCGAGGTTCGACGGTGCGCAGTGGACGTTCCTCAAGTTCAAGGCCGAGGATATTTTTGCGCTGTACGGGATCGACGTGGCGGAGATGAACGTCTGGCGCGCGCCACTGATACACATCGAGGACAATCTCGAGGCGGGAATGCTGTCCACGGTGGAGGTGGACGGTTACTGGCTGCCCGACACGTTGGGTACGAGTTACCATGAGACGCATACCAAGACAACAATCGTTCCCAACCGTATCGATCGGATAGCGGGAGAACTCGAGTACTTCCACAACAGCGGATATTATGTACTTCGGGGCGACGATTTTTCCGGGGTGTTCGATCTCGATCGTTCCAGCATTCCGCCTTTCGTTCCGTATGTCGAGCAGGTCCGACTCTCGCCCGTTCACGAGATGAACGCGGGAAATATCGCCGAGGTAGCGCGGCGGAACGTGGCAGTTCGGCCCCCGGGAAATCCGGTGCGAGAGCTGGGACGCAGGGTCGTCGAGGATTCGGAATGGATCCGCACAGCCGGCATGGAGGCATTCCATTTGTGGTCGTTCGGGCTGCTCAGACAGTGCGGCGCCAGCGCTGAACTCGCCGCCGATGTCAGCGAATTTCTCGATGCTTCAGGGTTTTCCGGTACATCAGAGGCATCAGCGGGGTTCCGCAGCGTAGCGGCCGGCGCGAAGAGCGTCCAATTCCAGATGGCACGTGCGGCGAGGGGACGCGTCGTGGATCCCCGTGACCAACTCGACGAGATGGCGGTGTCCTGGACACAGTCCATGGACATCATCACCTCCATTGTCGGAGTTGATTCCCAGCGACATCTCAGGTTGGTGTGA
- a CDS encoding sugar transferase — protein MSVHAEVGIQPRTRRVDAELRMDWRRAYRRRIAITDTVIVTFVIALAQVGSMWPNPIEWLTLLKVVASIALGVLWMTVLARGRSRHQAMLGDGRDEYERVVLATGQVFGLGALAGILLGIEIARSYLMIALPLGLVALILGRYLWRRRIQAKRSAGLCRNSVLLVGGHASVVATTRSFVRESGAGYDVVGVCIPRRSTALDDHIVVDGARVPVLGNEFEVIEAMRASNADTVIVTGTEDLGQVGIRKLMWDLEAEGIDLVVSPVIADVSMTRLMIRPVAGIPLMHVARPRYEGANGWASGAFDKAFSAAMLLLVAPVMVAAALAVKTTSKGTVFYKAERIGLNGKPFPMYKFRTMVAGADQQVVDLMGDNEGAGGVLFKMREDPRITPIGRILRRLSIDELPQFFNVIRGEMSVVGPRPPLRREVEMYDDEVSRRLFVKPGITGLWQVSGRSDLSWEESVRLDSSYVENWSVAQDLSIIARTVSAVVRSDGAY, from the coding sequence ATGAGCGTTCATGCCGAGGTGGGGATCCAGCCGAGAACACGGCGGGTGGACGCAGAACTGCGGATGGACTGGCGGCGTGCGTACAGACGAAGGATAGCGATTACAGATACGGTCATCGTCACCTTCGTGATCGCGCTCGCGCAGGTTGGAAGCATGTGGCCCAACCCGATCGAGTGGCTGACACTACTCAAGGTGGTTGCATCAATTGCTTTGGGCGTTCTGTGGATGACAGTGCTTGCGCGCGGACGCAGTCGACATCAAGCGATGCTGGGCGATGGACGCGACGAGTACGAGCGGGTAGTCCTGGCCACCGGCCAGGTTTTCGGGTTGGGCGCGCTCGCGGGAATTCTTCTCGGGATCGAAATTGCGCGAAGCTATCTGATGATCGCTCTGCCGCTCGGACTGGTGGCCCTGATACTTGGTCGCTACCTGTGGCGCCGCCGTATTCAGGCGAAGCGCTCAGCGGGCCTGTGCCGCAACTCAGTTCTGCTGGTCGGTGGTCATGCGTCCGTGGTTGCGACTACCAGATCCTTCGTTCGAGAGTCCGGAGCAGGCTACGACGTTGTGGGCGTGTGCATTCCACGACGATCGACGGCCCTCGACGATCACATTGTTGTCGACGGCGCACGTGTGCCCGTGCTCGGCAATGAATTCGAAGTAATCGAGGCAATGCGGGCGAGCAATGCCGACACCGTGATCGTTACGGGAACCGAAGACCTCGGCCAAGTTGGAATTCGGAAGTTGATGTGGGACTTGGAAGCTGAAGGTATCGACCTCGTCGTTTCGCCGGTCATCGCAGACGTGTCCATGACCCGCTTGATGATCCGGCCGGTAGCAGGAATCCCGCTGATGCATGTTGCGCGTCCGCGATACGAAGGCGCGAACGGCTGGGCGTCAGGGGCATTCGACAAAGCGTTCTCGGCTGCGATGCTTCTGCTTGTTGCGCCGGTGATGGTTGCCGCCGCACTTGCTGTGAAAACCACGTCTAAAGGCACGGTCTTCTACAAGGCCGAACGGATCGGACTGAACGGAAAACCGTTCCCCATGTACAAGTTTCGAACGATGGTTGCGGGTGCCGATCAACAGGTCGTCGATCTGATGGGCGACAACGAGGGCGCCGGTGGAGTGCTGTTCAAGATGCGTGAGGATCCGCGAATCACGCCGATCGGCAGAATTCTTCGCCGGTTGAGTATCGACGAGCTTCCACAGTTCTTCAACGTCATACGCGGTGAAATGAGTGTGGTCGGTCCGCGTCCGCCGTTGCGACGCGAAGTCGAGATGTACGACGATGAAGTGTCTCGTCGTTTGTTCGTGAAGCCGGGAATCACGGGGCTGTGGCAGGTCAGCGGTCGGAGTGATCTGTCGTGGGAAGAATCAGTTCGACTCGATTCTTCGTACGTGGAGAACTGGTCTGTGGCGCAGGATCTTTCGATCATCGCCCGCACGGTCTCAGCGGTGGTCCGCAGCGACGGAGCTTACTGA
- a CDS encoding glycosyl hydrolase 2 galactose-binding domain-containing protein encodes MPRKFASDLLEEAEWRCIATLPGEIANPTQLSGKTGWLAATVPGTVAGAIRESDGSAAARRVAADVNDWWFVSRVATAGEGPWLLQLQGLTAGAEVWVDDTVVLSSDSMFVPGEVVVTREVAKSSEFTLAIHFHSLANVLSSRRPRGRWRSSLVREQGLRWIRTTLLGSAPVFSGVPVPVGPWRGIRMLDVGKASVVSRTLDVTADGASGAVTISARLTGVPHDVTAVPVTVGIVRGSLTVTSRDGGLAVVSGVVEIPDVDLWWPHTHGRPHRYPVSIEVGRQVFRLGHIGFRSIEVDRTGGGFRVSVNGVDVYCRGSVWVPTDPVAFRGEEQTTSVLERCAASGVNMLRVPGTMVYESDHFWNECARLGILVWQDAMLATLDPPDTDEFFALFAAEVRAFVEQVGGNPALAVFCGGSETEQQPTMLGLVDQHISIVHSRLPALLEEIAPGLAYVTSSPSAPPEHETLATHVGTGIAHYFGIGGYRRPLDDVLSARVRFATECLAFSIPPSNTVIENEFGSVSVAGHHPSWKAAVPRDNGSSWDFEDVRDHYVTTLFGEDPSEVRWSDPERYLDLGRAAICEAFGAALGYWRRADSGCDGALTLALMDLEPGPGWGVLDWQGTPKAPWYVLRRYSKPVALIVTDDGLDGLRLDVINETGDPLVAEIRIRAHSRSGVVPVDVVAPVKVDAHGKRSLTVDEAVGRFTDLTHVFKFGPRNYDAVTITLESEEGVVIDEVVHLLGSPARPLERTVGLAAIARSVGDGWVVDVTSEGTAQYVSLDLQGFEPEDSWFHLAPGGARTVRLRRTGQAKMVIGRVRALNSHSSAPVSPPSVADPPRQAATKRVPRR; translated from the coding sequence ATGCCGCGGAAATTTGCCAGCGATCTTCTCGAAGAAGCCGAGTGGCGCTGTATTGCAACGCTACCCGGTGAAATAGCGAATCCCACGCAGCTGTCGGGAAAGACCGGATGGCTTGCGGCTACGGTGCCGGGCACGGTGGCCGGAGCGATCCGCGAATCCGACGGCTCCGCCGCGGCACGCCGGGTAGCGGCCGACGTCAATGATTGGTGGTTTGTCAGCAGGGTTGCCACGGCTGGTGAGGGTCCGTGGCTGCTCCAGCTACAGGGGCTGACGGCAGGCGCGGAGGTCTGGGTCGATGACACTGTTGTCTTGTCTTCGGACTCCATGTTCGTTCCCGGTGAAGTAGTCGTAACCCGGGAGGTGGCCAAGAGTAGTGAATTCACACTCGCGATCCACTTTCATTCTCTGGCAAATGTTCTGAGTTCGCGTCGACCGCGTGGCAGATGGCGTTCGTCGCTCGTGCGTGAGCAGGGTCTGCGATGGATACGTACAACTCTGCTGGGAAGTGCGCCCGTGTTCTCCGGCGTTCCGGTGCCGGTCGGACCGTGGCGGGGTATTCGAATGTTGGATGTCGGCAAGGCAAGTGTCGTGTCTCGGACTCTCGACGTCACCGCTGACGGAGCGTCCGGGGCCGTCACGATCTCGGCGCGTCTCACGGGTGTTCCCCACGACGTTACAGCAGTGCCGGTGACCGTCGGAATCGTTCGCGGTTCCCTCACCGTGACATCGCGAGACGGCGGACTCGCCGTCGTATCGGGCGTCGTCGAAATTCCGGATGTGGATCTCTGGTGGCCGCACACGCACGGTCGGCCGCATCGATACCCAGTGTCGATAGAGGTAGGAAGACAAGTTTTCCGATTGGGGCACATCGGGTTTCGTAGTATCGAGGTCGATCGAACCGGTGGTGGATTTCGGGTATCGGTCAATGGGGTCGACGTGTACTGCCGGGGATCGGTGTGGGTGCCCACCGATCCGGTCGCCTTCCGCGGCGAGGAGCAAACAACGTCGGTGCTCGAACGTTGTGCAGCGTCCGGCGTGAACATGCTGCGTGTACCCGGAACCATGGTTTACGAGAGTGATCACTTCTGGAACGAATGCGCGAGGCTGGGCATTCTTGTCTGGCAGGACGCGATGCTCGCGACCCTCGATCCGCCGGACACCGACGAGTTCTTTGCACTCTTTGCCGCTGAGGTACGTGCGTTCGTGGAACAGGTCGGTGGCAACCCGGCGCTCGCAGTTTTCTGCGGAGGCAGCGAAACCGAACAGCAACCGACCATGCTCGGTCTGGTCGATCAGCACATCTCGATCGTTCACTCTCGCTTGCCTGCGTTGCTCGAGGAAATCGCACCGGGACTCGCGTACGTGACCTCGTCCCCGTCGGCGCCGCCTGAGCATGAAACATTGGCCACTCACGTAGGTACCGGAATCGCCCACTACTTCGGAATAGGTGGGTACCGGCGTCCACTCGACGACGTGTTGAGCGCGCGGGTGCGATTCGCTACGGAGTGCCTGGCGTTCTCCATTCCGCCGTCGAACACTGTCATCGAGAACGAGTTCGGCTCGGTGTCCGTAGCGGGCCACCACCCGTCGTGGAAGGCCGCTGTGCCACGGGACAACGGGTCGTCCTGGGACTTCGAGGACGTTCGTGATCACTACGTCACAACATTGTTCGGCGAAGATCCGAGCGAGGTTCGCTGGTCCGACCCGGAGCGCTATCTCGACTTGGGGCGCGCAGCGATCTGCGAGGCCTTCGGCGCAGCGCTCGGTTACTGGCGTCGAGCAGATTCCGGGTGTGACGGTGCGCTGACTTTGGCATTGATGGATCTCGAACCTGGTCCAGGGTGGGGTGTTCTCGACTGGCAGGGCACACCGAAAGCTCCGTGGTACGTGCTGCGTCGATATTCGAAACCAGTGGCCCTCATCGTCACCGACGACGGCCTGGACGGACTCCGACTCGACGTGATCAACGAGACCGGCGACCCATTGGTCGCCGAAATTCGCATCCGCGCGCACAGCAGGTCTGGTGTGGTGCCGGTCGATGTGGTCGCACCCGTCAAGGTCGACGCCCACGGGAAACGGAGTCTGACAGTAGACGAGGCGGTGGGGCGATTCACCGATCTCACACACGTCTTCAAGTTCGGGCCACGCAACTACGACGCCGTCACCATCACTCTCGAGAGCGAGGAAGGCGTGGTTATCGACGAGGTTGTGCACCTGTTGGGAAGCCCGGCCAGACCCCTCGAACGCACAGTCGGCCTCGCTGCCATCGCCCGAAGCGTCGGCGACGGCTGGGTTGTCGACGTCACCTCGGAAGGTACGGCGCAATACGTGTCGCTGGATCTGCAGGGGTTCGAGCCGGAAGATTCCTGGTTTCATCTCGCACCAGGTGGTGCGCGGACGGTGAGGCTGCGTCGCACCGGTCAGGCGAAGATGGTGATCGGTCGCGTTCGAGCACTCAATTCCCATTCCAGCGCCCCGGTCAGTCCGCCGTCGGTTGCCGATCCACCTCGCCAAGCGGCCACCAAGCGGGTTCCGCGGAGGTAG
- a CDS encoding MazG family protein: MTEISTIVLLDPLRPHVFPLAALSLLSGPIRIDDTVPASVRDALPKSTSDAAVVVTLDAGYAEVPAQAKTGVQIIRAVPVQGDRLVEAASIMDRLWSRGGWEATQTHESLSVYLVEETYEVLDAIRSGDEIDLREELGDLLLQVLFHSRIAQAHHVFDLDDVAAALIEKLIHRSPHLRSLGVVDIAEQERAWEELKAAEKARASAMDGIATSQPPILLAAKVRARAEKAGVSDVIDEQELARLVAQCTQADAELAGALRALIDEIRARESESR, encoded by the coding sequence GTGACCGAGATATCGACGATCGTTCTGCTCGATCCGCTGCGCCCGCACGTTTTTCCGCTCGCGGCACTCTCGTTGTTGTCCGGACCGATCCGGATCGACGACACTGTGCCGGCGTCGGTTCGGGATGCGCTTCCGAAGTCGACTTCAGACGCCGCAGTGGTCGTGACGTTGGACGCCGGCTACGCGGAAGTACCCGCACAGGCGAAAACCGGGGTGCAGATCATCCGGGCGGTGCCTGTTCAGGGTGATCGACTCGTCGAGGCGGCGTCCATCATGGATCGGCTGTGGAGCCGTGGCGGATGGGAAGCGACACAGACTCACGAGAGCCTCTCGGTCTACCTTGTGGAGGAGACGTACGAAGTGCTCGACGCCATCCGCAGCGGTGACGAGATCGACCTTCGTGAGGAGCTTGGCGACCTTTTGCTGCAGGTTCTCTTCCATTCACGGATTGCACAAGCCCACCATGTGTTCGACCTGGACGACGTAGCCGCGGCATTGATCGAAAAGTTGATCCATCGAAGCCCTCACCTGAGAAGTTTGGGTGTGGTCGATATTGCCGAGCAAGAGCGCGCCTGGGAAGAGTTGAAAGCTGCCGAGAAGGCTCGGGCTTCGGCGATGGACGGAATCGCCACGTCGCAACCCCCGATCCTCCTTGCCGCGAAGGTTCGGGCGCGGGCAGAGAAAGCTGGAGTGAGTGACGTCATCGACGAGCAGGAGTTGGCGAGACTCGTTGCGCAGTGCACGCAAGCGGATGCGGAGCTAGCCGGTGCACTGCGCGCGCTGATCGACGAGATTCGCGCGCGCGAATCCGAATCCCGCTGA
- a CDS encoding YdcF family protein — protein sequence MTISVCALALTTAAGWPLYVSPKIDEPRVADAVVVLGGAHDGREEVGLDLVRRGYAPRIIFSNPYRDNDKKMQSICGGSFDFPVDCFVPSPSTTEGEGLEIDRLARLNGWKTVIVVTFVPHISRARFIISRCYSGELLMVASRPDLSIGAWAYNYVYQTAGYLRNLRAGC from the coding sequence GTGACAATCTCGGTATGCGCGCTTGCCCTGACAACCGCGGCAGGATGGCCGCTCTACGTGTCCCCGAAGATCGACGAACCTCGAGTTGCCGACGCCGTCGTGGTACTCGGCGGCGCACACGACGGTCGCGAAGAAGTGGGACTCGATCTGGTACGACGTGGATACGCACCACGGATCATCTTCTCCAATCCCTACCGCGACAACGACAAGAAGATGCAATCGATCTGTGGCGGGTCATTCGATTTTCCGGTCGATTGCTTTGTGCCTTCACCTTCGACGACAGAGGGCGAAGGACTCGAAATCGATCGGCTGGCACGCCTGAACGGTTGGAAAACTGTCATCGTCGTGACCTTTGTTCCTCATATTTCGCGCGCCCGATTCATCATTTCTCGGTGCTATTCGGGGGAACTACTGATGGTCGCGAGTCGTCCCGACCTATCCATCGGTGCCTGGGCATACAACTACGTCTACCAAACAGCGGGGTACCTCAGAAACCTGCGAGCAGGTTGCTGA
- the mfd gene encoding transcription-repair coupling factor, producing MTALPAAQTSLAGLAEAALADAAFTSVIEAIGRATLDIVAPKPARPFIAAALASRTPVLLVTATGREADDLTAELTEMIGGSVAQFPSWETLPHERLSPSADTVGRRIEVLRRLARPDDSSYGAPLRVVVTTVRSLVQPMAPGLGEIEPITLRVGTEIDFESVLVRLVEMAYTRVDMVGKRGEFAVRGGILDLFSPTADHPVRIEFWGDEVSELRYFSVADQRSLPEIDVDLVIAPPCRELLLTQDVRDRAAAIAAENQADASLVEMLDKISAGIPVEGMEALLPVLKPGELQLLSDVLPAGTHILLCDPEKVRTRATDLVRTGQEFLEASWTAASIGGAAPLDTSILGGGDSGLGASAYRSLRQVRESAEAGGRPWWSVSPLASGSGEELELPIQPAPQVRGSDDLLAELFVSLRAHVTTGGRAAVVVAGAGTAKRVLERLGEAEVPATMAEPGAVPARGQVSVLRGSLHDGLVLHGDGDVPGMVVVTESDLTGNRVAAVGDGKRLPAKRRNQVDPLALAAGDMVVHDQHGIGRFVEMVERTIGGARREYLVIEYAASKRGHPGDRLFVPMESLDQLSRYVGGELPALSKLGGSDWANTKRKARKAVREIAGELVQLYAARQAAPGHAFGPDTPWQKELEDAFAFTETVDQLTVISEVKGDMEKAVPMDRVVIGDVGYGKTEIAVRAAFKAVQDGKQVAVLVPTTLLAQQHLQTFTERMASFPVKVRGLSRFTDAKDSKEIIASMAEGEIDIVIGTHRLLQTGVRWKDLGLVIVDEEQRFGVEHKEHIKSLRTHVDVLTMSATPIPRTLEMSMAGIREMSTILTPPEERHPILTYVGAYADKQVAAAIRRELLRDGQVFYVHNRVSSIDKAAKRIRELVPEARVVVAHGQMNEDTLEKTVQGFWERDFDVLVCTTIIETGLDISNANTLIVERADSLGLSQLHQLRGRVGRSRERGYAYFLYPPEKPLTETAYDRLATISQNSDLGAGMAVAMKDLEIRGAGNVLGAEQSGHVAGVGFDLYVRLVGEAVEAYRAAADGLPITTDEGPKEVRIDLPVDAHIPPDYVTSDRLRLEGYRKIAAATDSDGIAAVVEELVDRYGPLPEEVRRLVSVAKLRLLCREYQLEEVAVTGTQLKISPMSLPDSKQIRLKRIYPSAQYRATTGLVQLPLPRTGGVGSDRLRDVELLQYIADFILAIDGRAASAVVMEA from the coding sequence TTGACTGCCTTGCCCGCTGCCCAGACTTCGCTTGCCGGCCTTGCCGAGGCCGCGCTCGCAGACGCGGCCTTCACGTCGGTGATCGAGGCGATCGGTCGAGCCACCCTCGACATCGTTGCGCCGAAACCGGCGAGACCGTTCATCGCGGCCGCGCTTGCATCGCGAACACCGGTGCTGTTGGTAACAGCAACGGGTCGTGAAGCCGACGATCTGACTGCCGAACTCACGGAGATGATCGGCGGGTCGGTTGCACAGTTCCCGTCCTGGGAAACGTTGCCTCACGAGCGACTCTCTCCCAGCGCGGATACCGTCGGGCGACGCATCGAGGTTCTCCGACGCCTCGCTCGCCCGGACGATTCCTCGTATGGTGCGCCGCTGCGGGTTGTAGTCACGACCGTGCGTTCTCTGGTCCAGCCGATGGCCCCCGGATTGGGTGAGATCGAGCCGATCACACTGCGCGTCGGCACCGAGATCGACTTCGAGTCGGTTCTGGTCCGGCTGGTGGAAATGGCGTACACACGCGTCGACATGGTCGGCAAGCGCGGCGAGTTCGCGGTGCGCGGCGGCATTCTCGATCTCTTCTCACCGACCGCGGATCACCCTGTTCGCATCGAGTTCTGGGGCGACGAGGTTTCGGAACTGCGCTACTTCTCCGTTGCCGATCAGCGTTCGCTCCCGGAGATCGACGTCGACCTCGTCATCGCTCCGCCGTGCCGTGAATTGTTGTTGACCCAAGACGTTCGGGATCGGGCCGCGGCGATTGCCGCAGAGAACCAGGCCGACGCCTCCCTGGTGGAAATGCTGGACAAGATCTCAGCGGGTATTCCGGTCGAAGGCATGGAGGCATTGCTTCCGGTCCTGAAACCTGGTGAATTGCAATTGCTTTCCGATGTTCTTCCCGCCGGAACCCACATCCTGCTCTGCGACCCGGAGAAAGTGCGCACCCGTGCAACGGATTTGGTGCGCACCGGGCAGGAGTTCCTGGAAGCGTCGTGGACTGCGGCGTCCATCGGAGGCGCGGCGCCACTCGACACCTCCATCCTCGGCGGCGGCGACTCAGGGCTCGGCGCCTCCGCCTACCGGTCGTTGCGCCAAGTTCGAGAATCAGCCGAAGCGGGCGGGCGTCCGTGGTGGAGCGTCAGCCCGCTGGCATCGGGGAGTGGCGAGGAACTCGAACTCCCGATTCAGCCTGCCCCACAGGTACGTGGGTCGGACGATCTTCTGGCCGAGCTGTTCGTCAGCCTCCGCGCGCACGTGACCACCGGCGGACGCGCTGCGGTGGTTGTTGCCGGTGCCGGTACGGCAAAACGCGTCCTCGAACGACTTGGTGAGGCCGAGGTTCCCGCCACAATGGCTGAGCCCGGAGCGGTTCCGGCCCGCGGTCAGGTCTCGGTCTTGCGTGGATCGTTGCACGACGGTTTGGTTCTGCACGGGGACGGCGACGTTCCCGGAATGGTTGTTGTCACCGAATCCGACCTCACCGGCAATCGAGTTGCCGCGGTGGGCGACGGTAAGCGGTTGCCGGCCAAGCGTCGTAACCAGGTGGATCCGCTTGCACTTGCCGCGGGCGACATGGTTGTTCACGACCAGCACGGTATCGGCCGATTTGTCGAAATGGTGGAGCGCACCATTGGCGGGGCGCGGCGCGAGTATCTGGTCATCGAATACGCCGCCAGCAAGCGTGGGCATCCGGGGGACCGGTTGTTCGTGCCCATGGAATCGCTCGATCAGCTCTCGCGCTACGTGGGCGGCGAGCTGCCGGCGCTGAGCAAACTCGGCGGATCCGACTGGGCGAACACAAAACGTAAGGCACGCAAAGCAGTTCGCGAAATCGCGGGCGAACTCGTGCAACTCTATGCTGCGCGCCAAGCAGCCCCCGGCCACGCATTCGGCCCGGACACTCCCTGGCAGAAGGAACTCGAGGACGCCTTTGCCTTCACCGAGACGGTCGATCAGCTGACCGTGATCAGTGAAGTCAAGGGGGACATGGAGAAAGCCGTCCCGATGGACCGCGTCGTAATCGGTGACGTCGGATACGGCAAGACCGAGATCGCTGTGCGGGCCGCGTTCAAGGCGGTGCAGGACGGTAAGCAGGTGGCTGTTCTAGTTCCGACAACTCTGCTTGCGCAGCAGCATCTTCAGACCTTCACGGAACGAATGGCGTCGTTCCCGGTGAAGGTACGCGGACTGTCGCGCTTCACCGACGCCAAGGATTCCAAGGAAATCATCGCGTCCATGGCCGAGGGCGAGATCGACATCGTCATCGGCACACATCGCCTGCTGCAGACCGGGGTGCGGTGGAAGGACCTCGGTTTGGTGATCGTCGACGAGGAGCAGCGATTCGGCGTCGAGCACAAGGAACACATCAAATCCTTGCGAACTCACGTCGACGTGCTGACCATGTCGGCAACGCCGATCCCTCGTACGCTGGAAATGAGCATGGCCGGCATCCGCGAGATGTCCACCATTCTGACCCCGCCCGAAGAGCGTCATCCGATTCTGACGTACGTCGGAGCTTATGCAGACAAGCAGGTCGCCGCCGCCATCAGGCGTGAGCTCCTGCGCGACGGTCAGGTGTTCTACGTTCACAACCGCGTCAGCTCGATCGACAAGGCTGCCAAGCGAATCCGTGAACTGGTGCCGGAGGCGCGGGTTGTGGTCGCCCACGGTCAGATGAACGAGGACACTCTCGAGAAAACGGTTCAGGGATTCTGGGAGAGAGACTTCGACGTCCTGGTATGTACCACGATCATCGAGACGGGGCTCGACATCTCCAACGCGAATACGTTGATCGTCGAGCGCGCCGATTCCCTCGGGCTCTCACAGCTCCACCAGTTGCGAGGCCGCGTCGGGCGCAGCCGGGAACGCGGATACGCATACTTCCTGTACCCGCCGGAGAAGCCCTTGACCGAAACGGCATACGACCGCCTGGCCACCATTTCGCAGAACTCCGATCTCGGCGCCGGTATGGCCGTTGCCATGAAGGACCTCGAAATCCGCGGCGCCGGTAACGTTCTCGGCGCCGAGCAGTCCGGACACGTTGCCGGAGTCGGGTTCGACCTGTACGTCCGACTGGTCGGTGAGGCTGTCGAGGCCTACCGCGCTGCCGCTGACGGGCTCCCGATTACAACCGACGAGGGCCCGAAGGAGGTTCGCATCGACCTACCCGTCGACGCGCACATCCCGCCGGACTACGTCACCAGTGATCGGCTTCGGCTCGAGGGTTATCGAAAGATCGCTGCCGCAACCGATTCCGACGGTATTGCAGCCGTGGTCGAAGAACTGGTCGATCGGTACGGGCCGCTACCGGAAGAAGTGCGTCGACTCGTGTCGGTGGCGAAGCTGCGGCTGCTGTGCCGCGAGTACCAACTCGAGGAAGTGGCGGTCACCGGTACTCAACTCAAGATCTCGCCCATGTCGCTGCCGGATTCCAAGCAGATCAGGCTCAAGCGTATCTATCCGAGCGCGCAGTACCGGGCTACGACAGGCTTGGTGCAGTTGCCACTGCCGCGAACCGGGGGAGTGGGTTCCGATCGCCTACGGGACGTGGAGTTGCTGCAGTACATTGCCGATTTCATCCTGGCGATCGACGGTCGTGCTGCGAGTGCCGTGGTGATGGAGGCGTGA